One Pseudomonas abieticivorans genomic region harbors:
- a CDS encoding alpha/beta hydrolase family protein → MTYDPFSRGVFPVGVKSDEWLDTSLDRTVSVEIWYPATEAFAGADLDPNTQDEFVPGWAAGDSTDEVELSRQAAVRNATARTERYPLVLLVHGWAGFRREATFIGTHLASHGYVVVSPDVPSSTFQDVDAFLNSQEPLGNAANLNAHLEEVALSRKNIVPFLISTAAEKLNALTEDVGIVGASFGGWTALCAPAWDTRIAAIVPMCPANSMAPTVDPSSSALDIDWAWNRPTPTLQLVADRDALLPLYGQLNAFRSIPVGAWKRMVILANADHNHFVDNIDVGQEWLREYAQRLSRLFPNGPAQWDVVAKTVVPAKDVCRGADAHVSWRGLTLAHLDAHLRGDQQALGLLSGNIEDLMARHDVIVSTVGNHD, encoded by the coding sequence ATGACCTATGACCCGTTTTCCCGAGGCGTTTTCCCCGTCGGGGTTAAGTCGGACGAGTGGCTGGACACTTCACTTGATCGCACCGTTTCGGTTGAGATCTGGTACCCAGCAACCGAAGCATTCGCCGGTGCGGATCTGGACCCGAACACACAGGATGAATTTGTTCCTGGCTGGGCGGCCGGTGACAGTACCGATGAAGTCGAATTGAGCCGTCAGGCGGCAGTGCGCAACGCTACCGCACGAACTGAGCGATATCCCTTGGTTCTACTGGTTCATGGGTGGGCGGGTTTCAGACGCGAAGCGACCTTCATCGGCACCCATCTTGCCAGCCATGGTTATGTCGTGGTTTCGCCAGATGTTCCAAGCAGTACATTCCAGGACGTTGATGCATTCCTGAACTCTCAGGAACCACTCGGTAACGCCGCCAACCTTAACGCCCACCTGGAAGAAGTTGCATTAAGCCGGAAGAACATTGTTCCGTTTCTGATTTCGACGGCGGCAGAAAAGCTCAACGCCTTGACTGAAGACGTTGGCATCGTGGGTGCCAGTTTCGGAGGCTGGACTGCACTTTGTGCGCCCGCGTGGGATACACGTATCGCGGCCATCGTCCCGATGTGTCCCGCCAACAGCATGGCGCCGACCGTCGATCCAAGTTCCTCGGCACTGGACATCGACTGGGCCTGGAATCGGCCAACGCCGACGCTGCAACTCGTTGCAGATAGAGACGCCCTGCTACCGCTATACGGCCAACTCAACGCATTCCGTTCGATTCCAGTCGGTGCCTGGAAGCGCATGGTCATTCTCGCTAACGCCGATCACAACCACTTCGTAGACAACATCGACGTTGGGCAGGAATGGCTTCGTGAATATGCGCAGCGCTTATCCCGTCTGTTTCCTAACGGCCCGGCGCAATGGGATGTCGTTGCGAAAACCGTGGTACCTGCAAAAGATGTATGTCGTGGAGCCGATGCGCACGTGTCCTGGCGCGGTCTGACACTGGCACACTTGGATGCGCACCTTCGTGGAGATCAGCAGGCGCTCGGTTTACTGAGCGGGAACATTGAAGATCTCATGGCCCGCCACGATGTCATCGTGAGCACGGTAGGCAATCATGACTGA
- a CDS encoding polyamine ABC transporter substrate-binding protein yields the protein MKPTRYLQIALVSLFSVGLACAEADEAAKRSLHVYNWYDYIAPNTIKDFEKEAGISAVYDVFDNSDVMQSKLMAGRSGYDVVVASGDLLPNLIKAGVLKKLDRSQLPNWSHLDPDLLAKLQGNDPANSYAAPYLWGTTGIGYDADKVKSILGPDAPVNSWDLIFKEENVAKLSQCGVAMLDAPNEVIPIVLHYLGLPYNSQNPDDYKKAQALLLKLRPHIAYFDSSKFISDLANGNICVVLGWAGGVADAQKASELAGNHRNLVYSIPREGAPVWVESLVQLNDAPNPEQALAFINYMLRPEVIAQSSNYLSYPNANKDATALVDQKIRDNPGVYPSKQVLDTLFPLEPLPLKAERVRTRTWNTVKTGA from the coding sequence ATGAAACCCACTCGTTACCTGCAAATCGCACTGGTCTCGCTGTTCAGTGTCGGCCTGGCCTGCGCCGAGGCTGATGAAGCCGCCAAGCGCAGTCTTCATGTCTACAATTGGTATGACTACATCGCCCCGAACACCATTAAAGACTTCGAGAAAGAAGCGGGTATCAGCGCGGTGTACGACGTGTTCGACAACAGTGACGTGATGCAAAGCAAGTTGATGGCCGGCCGCAGCGGCTATGACGTAGTGGTGGCCAGTGGTGACCTGCTGCCGAACCTGATCAAAGCGGGCGTGCTGAAAAAACTGGATCGCAGCCAGTTACCCAACTGGTCCCACCTGGATCCCGATCTCCTCGCCAAGTTACAAGGCAACGACCCCGCAAACAGCTATGCGGCCCCCTATCTATGGGGCACCACTGGCATCGGCTATGACGCGGACAAGGTTAAATCGATACTGGGCCCAGATGCCCCAGTCAACTCCTGGGACTTGATTTTCAAGGAGGAAAATGTGGCCAAACTGAGCCAATGCGGCGTGGCCATGCTGGACGCGCCTAACGAGGTTATTCCCATTGTGTTGCACTACCTGGGGCTGCCCTACAACAGTCAGAATCCGGACGACTACAAAAAAGCCCAGGCACTCCTGCTCAAACTGCGTCCGCATATCGCCTACTTCGATTCTTCCAAGTTCATCTCTGACCTGGCCAATGGCAACATTTGCGTCGTGCTGGGATGGGCGGGGGGTGTTGCCGATGCGCAAAAAGCGTCCGAGCTGGCTGGCAACCATCGCAACCTTGTCTACAGCATTCCGCGTGAAGGGGCTCCGGTGTGGGTGGAGAGCCTGGTACAGCTCAACGATGCGCCCAACCCTGAGCAAGCGTTGGCCTTTATCAACTATATGTTGCGCCCTGAAGTCATCGCGCAGTCATCCAACTACCTGAGCTACCCGAACGCCAACAAAGATGCCACCGCGCTGGTCGATCAGAAAATCCGCGACAACCCAGGGGTGTATCCGTCCAAGCAAGTCCTGGACACATTATTTCCGCTGGAACCACTGCCGTTGAAGGCTGAGCGCGTGCGGACCCGCACTTGGAATACGGTGAAGACCGGCGCCTGA
- a CDS encoding DUF1254 domain-containing protein, which produces MQFIDGNTYNYRYIGSRATGTEPGDYLVVGPDWKGSPPDGIKKVFHSTTPFALTVFGLNCSTQRTCRT; this is translated from the coding sequence GTGCAGTTTATCGATGGCAACACTTATAACTACCGCTACATTGGCAGTCGCGCCACTGGAACGGAACCTGGCGACTATTTGGTAGTTGGCCCTGATTGGAAAGGTTCGCCACCTGACGGAATCAAAAAAGTCTTTCACTCGACCACGCCCTTCGCGCTCACTGTTTTCGGACTCAACTGTTCAACGCAGCGGACATGCCGAACGTAA
- a CDS encoding DmpA family aminopeptidase, producing MKPRARDLNIRFGQLQPGALNAITDVPGVRVGHSNVRGRTANGRDIMTGVTVIEPRAGSTSQHPCFAGVHVLNGNGDATGLEWIREAGLLTSPIAFTNTHSLGVVRDALVVLDREQQPDDGRLYWNMPVVLETYDGLLSDINGFHVKPEHVAHALESAVGGPVMEGAVGGGSGMICHEFKGGIGTASRRLGSAQGGWTVGAIVQANHGIRNELRVDGYPVGRYMEQADSPFLKASLPHPGMGSIVVCLATDAPLLPHQCTRLAQRASLGLARTGGGNEDHSGDIFIAFATGNHVPPAAYECKRASTTDNLSMVNNDHISELFLAATEAVEEAIINALLASDTAEGNGHAVPGLDAETLLDALHQAGWPGAAKG from the coding sequence ATCAAGCCCCGTGCCCGCGACCTGAACATTCGGTTCGGCCAACTGCAACCTGGCGCCCTGAATGCCATTACTGATGTGCCGGGCGTACGGGTGGGCCACAGTAATGTGCGGGGGCGTACCGCCAACGGTCGGGACATTATGACCGGTGTCACGGTCATTGAACCGCGAGCCGGTTCCACCAGCCAGCATCCGTGTTTTGCCGGTGTCCACGTGTTGAACGGTAACGGCGACGCCACCGGCCTGGAGTGGATTCGCGAGGCGGGTTTGTTGACCAGCCCCATCGCGTTCACCAACACCCACAGCCTGGGCGTGGTGCGCGATGCGCTGGTGGTGCTGGACCGTGAACAACAGCCCGATGACGGCCGTCTGTACTGGAACATGCCGGTGGTGCTGGAGACCTATGACGGCCTGCTCAGCGACATCAACGGTTTTCACGTGAAGCCTGAGCATGTGGCACACGCCTTGGAAAGTGCGGTGGGTGGGCCCGTGATGGAAGGCGCGGTCGGCGGCGGCAGCGGCATGATCTGCCACGAATTCAAGGGCGGCATCGGCACCGCATCGCGGCGCCTGGGCAGTGCGCAGGGCGGTTGGACCGTTGGCGCCATCGTGCAGGCCAACCACGGCATCCGTAACGAACTGCGCGTGGACGGCTACCCGGTCGGGCGCTACATGGAACAGGCCGACTCGCCATTCCTCAAGGCTTCGTTGCCGCACCCAGGCATGGGTTCGATAGTCGTTTGCCTGGCCACCGACGCGCCGTTGCTGCCGCACCAATGTACGCGCCTGGCGCAACGTGCAAGCCTGGGCCTGGCCCGCACCGGTGGCGGTAACGAAGACCACAGTGGTGACATCTTCATCGCCTTCGCCACCGGCAATCATGTGCCGCCGGCCGCTTATGAGTGCAAGCGTGCGTCCACCACCGACAACCTGAGCATGGTCAACAATGACCACATCAGCGAGTTGTTCCTGGCTGCCACCGAAGCGGTGGAAGAAGCAATCATCAATGCCTTGCTAGCCAGCGACACCGCCGAAGGCAATGGCCATGCGGTGCCGGGGCTGGACGCTGAGACGCTGCTCGACGCGCTGCATCAGGCCGGCTGGCCGGGCGCGGCAAAAGGTTGA
- a CDS encoding DUF1254 domain-containing protein, giving the protein MNGNRRPLLALTLSTLVAACLLTTQSFAADMAPPGPIADTKVTESYVRMMAREAYFWGWPMANIFNRRQTFKDLPEPGLMGGIVPVAPINHLSLLSDYIDPAERLVACPNQDVVYGAGSIALDLEPVIIQVPDFGNRFWVYQVVDLRSDSFAELGKMYGTKPGFYLLVGPDWKGKVPAGITKVFRAHTNTGFVIPRVFQDDTAGDRKAVQPTLAGIDMYPLSKYDGKVKRRDWSQLPKFPSQESGSSETKWVVPEKFFDELPALLKDAKPLPGEEARYAQMAALAAIAKADPQLKAAMIDEAKKADSEVVDPLLQFRNYGLQLPHHWSTVSNGAAFGTDYFTRTAVARSNIFVNQQKETKYFYQDLDASGTRLNGQNGYSVTFPKGQLPPVKGFWSLTLYNEQHFFSPNDLARYSIGTKNKSLKSNADGSLTIYVQNESPGKDKESNWLPAPKGADFSLYIRAYWPEPAALNGQWTPPPVAKAN; this is encoded by the coding sequence ATGAATGGAAATCGTCGCCCCCTACTCGCACTGACGCTCAGCACCCTCGTTGCCGCATGTTTGCTGACAACCCAGAGTTTTGCGGCCGATATGGCACCTCCGGGGCCGATTGCCGACACCAAGGTGACTGAGTCCTACGTTCGGATGATGGCGCGGGAGGCGTACTTTTGGGGTTGGCCGATGGCCAACATTTTCAACCGCCGCCAGACCTTTAAAGACCTGCCAGAACCCGGTCTGATGGGCGGAATCGTGCCGGTGGCGCCAATCAACCACCTGTCATTGCTCAGTGACTATATCGATCCTGCCGAGCGTCTAGTGGCTTGTCCAAATCAGGACGTGGTTTACGGCGCCGGTAGCATTGCCCTGGATCTGGAGCCGGTAATTATTCAAGTGCCAGACTTTGGAAACCGTTTCTGGGTTTATCAGGTTGTCGACCTGCGCTCTGACAGCTTTGCCGAACTCGGCAAGATGTACGGAACAAAACCTGGCTTCTACCTGCTAGTAGGCCCTGACTGGAAAGGCAAGGTACCCGCCGGCATCACCAAGGTGTTCCGTGCGCACACCAACACCGGCTTTGTGATTCCCCGAGTATTCCAGGACGATACGGCAGGTGATCGCAAGGCCGTGCAGCCGACACTGGCCGGGATTGATATGTACCCGCTGTCCAAGTACGACGGCAAGGTCAAACGCCGGGACTGGTCGCAGCTGCCGAAATTTCCATCGCAGGAATCAGGCAGTAGCGAAACCAAATGGGTCGTGCCAGAGAAGTTCTTCGACGAGTTGCCAGCACTGCTCAAAGACGCCAAACCGCTGCCAGGCGAAGAGGCCCGCTACGCGCAAATGGCCGCTCTCGCTGCTATCGCCAAAGCTGATCCGCAGCTGAAGGCCGCGATGATCGATGAAGCCAAAAAGGCCGACAGCGAAGTCGTCGACCCACTGTTGCAGTTCCGCAACTACGGCCTGCAACTGCCCCACCACTGGAGCACCGTTAGCAATGGCGCGGCTTTTGGTACCGACTATTTCACCCGAACTGCGGTTGCGCGCTCGAATATCTTCGTCAACCAGCAAAAAGAGACCAAGTACTTTTACCAAGACCTGGATGCATCCGGCACTCGTCTGAATGGGCAGAACGGCTACAGCGTCACCTTCCCCAAAGGTCAATTGCCGCCGGTCAAAGGGTTCTGGTCGTTGACGTTGTATAACGAGCAGCACTTCTTCTCCCCCAACGATCTGGCCCGTTACTCCATCGGCACCAAAAATAAGAGTTTGAAGTCCAACGCTGACGGCTCACTGACGATTTACGTGCAAAACGAATCGCCGGGCAAGGACAAGGAAAGCAATTGGTTGCCGGCCCCCAAAGGCGCAGATTTCTCGCTGTATATCCGTGCGTACTGGCCAGAGCCAGCGGCGCTGAACGGCCAATGGACACCCCCCCCTGTTGCGAAGGCTAACTGA
- a CDS encoding LuxR C-terminal-related transcriptional regulator, with protein sequence MSITLQDMAWHQAIGRLIEALDRPNFWLVLVRLLGRYIPVDSWVALILSNSCPQVLAECPGKDGGPDPLFQDYLKGLYLLDPFYLANREAPHNGLFWLADVAPECFEQTDYYQRYFRLNIVADEVHINVQLDAQRTLSLSLGSERPFSADQIALLTLIQSWVAPLMRQRMAFEREALEQSASPAPNWQTWLGSTDQQLDTPLSARELDVGRLMLSGCSNKEIARKLAISAETVKVHRKHMYSKLGIKSQSELFSLFLNAQS encoded by the coding sequence GTGAGCATCACATTGCAGGACATGGCCTGGCACCAGGCGATTGGCAGGCTGATCGAGGCACTTGACCGTCCTAATTTCTGGCTGGTCCTGGTGCGTCTGCTGGGCAGGTACATTCCGGTGGACAGTTGGGTCGCGCTGATTCTCAGCAATAGCTGCCCGCAGGTGCTCGCAGAATGCCCTGGCAAGGATGGCGGGCCAGACCCCCTGTTTCAGGATTACCTCAAAGGCCTGTACCTGCTCGACCCCTTTTACCTGGCCAACCGGGAAGCGCCACACAATGGCTTGTTTTGGTTAGCCGACGTGGCGCCGGAGTGCTTCGAGCAAACCGACTACTACCAACGCTATTTCCGCCTCAATATCGTCGCCGACGAAGTCCATATCAACGTCCAGCTCGACGCGCAACGCACCCTCAGCCTGTCGCTGGGAAGTGAGCGCCCCTTCAGCGCAGACCAGATCGCCCTGCTCACACTCATCCAATCCTGGGTTGCCCCTTTGATGCGTCAGCGCATGGCCTTCGAGCGCGAGGCACTGGAGCAGAGCGCCTCGCCTGCGCCCAACTGGCAGACCTGGCTGGGCTCCACGGACCAACAGTTGGACACCCCGCTCTCTGCCCGCGAACTGGATGTCGGCCGGTTGATGCTCAGCGGCTGCTCGAACAAGGAGATCGCGCGCAAGCTGGCGATTTCCGCAGAGACGGTGAAGGTCCATCGCAAGCACATGTACAGCAAGCTTGGGATTAAATCTCAGTCAGAGTTGTTTTCTTTGTTTTTGAACGCGCAGAGCTGA
- a CDS encoding APC family permease, which yields MPNSESRPVNGGSAGTLAHRVGAWQLMFFVIAAAAPLGFSLGAIPLLVGRGGVAGGAVVFLLAALVLAIFAVGYIAMAARLSRVGGLYGFVSEGLGPMAGAGASYVALLVYACAAIGGGGAFAVFLDATALDLLGFSMPWYFWALGMTLLIGVLGTRSVAVNARVLGVVITLEVAILVVLSLAILLKGGPEGLSLIPVSPFGGIDSHAGVQFAIAISAFAGFEATVLYSREAKDRKRTIRNATFGSLALMGGLYALVTWAIISAYGVSNAMNVANTESTTLFFTAANTYLGSWAVKVLEVLVVASWFASVLAFHNATARYLAAMASDGLVPRKLAFLHPRFGSPWVASITMTCLALAVTCIFIAANGDPYLDLYVLGSAPAVIGIPALEVLASLAILAFFRRSGMEAHVFQRLIAPIVASLLIGFVLITILLQMDIFTGRTGWVNWIIPGSIVIAMLLGMVRFKGLKQTNTQNQPV from the coding sequence ATGCCCAATTCTGAATCACGGCCCGTGAATGGCGGTTCGGCAGGGACTTTGGCGCACCGGGTCGGTGCTTGGCAACTGATGTTTTTCGTCATTGCCGCAGCGGCGCCCTTGGGGTTTTCCCTAGGGGCGATCCCCTTGCTGGTGGGGCGAGGCGGTGTCGCGGGCGGTGCAGTGGTTTTCCTGCTCGCGGCCCTGGTTCTGGCAATTTTTGCAGTCGGCTACATCGCGATGGCGGCTCGTCTGAGCCGAGTGGGCGGTTTGTACGGTTTCGTTTCGGAGGGCCTGGGGCCTATGGCCGGCGCCGGTGCTTCATACGTGGCACTACTGGTGTATGCCTGCGCGGCAATTGGCGGTGGCGGTGCCTTTGCAGTGTTTCTAGATGCAACGGCTCTGGACCTGCTGGGCTTCAGCATGCCGTGGTACTTCTGGGCATTGGGTATGACGCTGCTGATTGGTGTGCTGGGTACTCGCAGCGTTGCAGTCAATGCGCGCGTGCTGGGCGTGGTCATCACGCTGGAAGTCGCCATTTTGGTGGTGCTGTCGCTGGCGATCCTTCTGAAAGGCGGGCCTGAAGGTCTCTCGCTGATACCTGTTTCGCCATTCGGTGGCATCGACTCTCATGCCGGCGTGCAATTCGCCATCGCCATTTCTGCCTTCGCCGGTTTCGAAGCCACAGTCCTCTATTCCCGGGAAGCGAAGGACCGCAAGCGGACCATCCGCAATGCGACCTTTGGCTCCCTTGCCCTCATGGGCGGGCTATATGCGCTGGTCACCTGGGCAATTATCAGCGCCTACGGTGTCAGTAACGCGATGAATGTCGCCAATACAGAATCAACCACCCTCTTCTTTACCGCCGCCAACACTTACCTCGGCAGTTGGGCAGTCAAGGTACTGGAAGTTCTGGTCGTCGCCAGTTGGTTTGCCTCGGTCCTTGCCTTTCACAATGCAACCGCCCGCTATCTCGCGGCCATGGCCAGCGATGGCCTCGTCCCGCGCAAACTGGCGTTTTTGCACCCGCGATTCGGCTCACCCTGGGTCGCCAGCATCACCATGACGTGCCTCGCCCTGGCGGTGACATGCATCTTCATCGCCGCTAATGGTGACCCTTATCTCGATTTGTATGTACTCGGCTCTGCGCCTGCCGTTATCGGCATCCCTGCGTTGGAGGTGCTGGCAAGCCTGGCAATACTGGCGTTTTTCCGACGTTCAGGAATGGAGGCTCATGTATTCCAGCGACTCATCGCCCCCATTGTCGCAAGCCTGCTCATTGGCTTCGTGTTAATCACCATCCTACTGCAAATGGACATCTTCACCGGCCGAACCGGCTGGGTGAACTGGATCATTCCGGGCTCGATTGTCATCGCAATGCTGCTGGGCATGGTGCGATTCAAGGGGCTCAAACAAACGAACACTCAGAACCAACCCGTCTAA
- a CDS encoding DUF3077 domain-containing protein: MNDITETTTLPFGTCDSEQQPFFSVNAGISLEDALTHLSHLLKCAHASTFELCDTPNPDRGLVWSALHHIDGAKGLVDALLAGYE; the protein is encoded by the coding sequence ATGAATGACATCACAGAAACCACCACGCTGCCCTTCGGCACCTGCGATTCAGAACAACAACCCTTCTTCAGTGTGAACGCAGGCATCAGCCTGGAAGATGCACTGACCCATCTGTCGCACTTACTCAAATGCGCCCATGCCTCAACGTTCGAACTGTGCGACACGCCCAACCCTGACCGAGGGTTGGTGTGGTCTGCACTGCACCACATTGACGGGGCTAAAGGGTTGGTGGATGCGTTGTTAGCAGGCTACGAGTGA
- a CDS encoding DUF1254 domain-containing protein, with product MNDTPYSMLWLDLRSEPIVIPYRQS from the coding sequence ATCAACGATACGCCATATTCCATGCTCTGGCTGGATCTGCGCTCTGAGCCCATCGTCATTCCGTACCGGCAGTCGTAA
- a CDS encoding LacI family DNA-binding transcriptional regulator — protein MSKTPRPNIGDVAREAGVSNTTVSHALNGKGRVDEETRTRIAEAAQRIGYVPSRAARSLVLGKSDAIGLFLPQVANLSLHELLSSDWYGRIVAGASQAAFESGRVLTLLHMTCAAEEAARLGLDGVILLDPVQDDPRKHVLLKNRLPHVLLGRDTQSSTSCTVCPDTHRAMVTLLEHLLEAGATSIALLTHDLPWDLLDEEQQTYVDWMRAHDMPAVSHTVPISESRTREEIYQSAYKVACAVLSAPNRPRAIIGLVEDFGPAIVAAAESLGLRVPDDLLVAQDSDGLRAQLSRPPITAIDMHPEQQVAAAVALLIEQIQGHSVVMETRAPITLNVRGSTVTRS, from the coding sequence ATGAGCAAAACACCACGCCCCAACATCGGGGACGTTGCCCGAGAAGCGGGTGTTTCCAATACGACGGTGTCCCACGCGCTCAATGGCAAAGGGCGTGTTGACGAGGAGACGCGGACACGGATCGCTGAGGCTGCACAGCGAATCGGTTATGTACCCAGTCGCGCGGCACGCAGTTTGGTGCTGGGCAAATCGGATGCCATTGGCTTGTTTCTTCCCCAAGTAGCCAATTTGTCTCTGCACGAATTGCTGTCTTCGGACTGGTATGGGCGAATCGTGGCGGGTGCTAGCCAGGCTGCTTTCGAGTCAGGGCGGGTACTGACGCTGCTACACATGACATGCGCAGCGGAAGAGGCGGCGCGCTTGGGGCTGGATGGAGTGATTCTGCTCGATCCCGTTCAGGACGATCCTCGCAAGCACGTCCTGCTCAAGAATCGCTTGCCGCATGTCCTTCTGGGCCGGGATACCCAAAGCAGCACCAGTTGCACGGTCTGCCCCGATACCCATCGCGCCATGGTCACGCTGCTTGAACATTTGCTTGAGGCCGGAGCGACCTCTATTGCCTTGCTGACGCACGATTTGCCCTGGGATTTGCTGGACGAAGAACAGCAAACCTATGTGGACTGGATGCGAGCACACGACATGCCAGCGGTGTCCCATACCGTGCCGATCAGTGAATCGCGCACTCGTGAGGAGATTTATCAGTCGGCCTATAAGGTAGCCTGCGCAGTGCTTTCAGCGCCCAATCGGCCTCGGGCGATCATAGGGTTAGTCGAGGACTTTGGCCCTGCCATCGTTGCGGCGGCAGAGTCTTTGGGCCTGCGCGTGCCTGACGATCTGCTGGTCGCTCAGGACTCTGATGGGCTGAGAGCGCAGTTGAGCAGGCCACCCATTACAGCTATCGATATGCACCCTGAGCAGCAAGTTGCGGCCGCTGTCGCGCTGCTGATCGAACAAATCCAGGGCCACTCCGTAGTTATGGAAACAAGAGCCCCGATCACCTTGAACGTCAGAGGGTCGACAGTGACCCGCTCGTGA
- a CDS encoding carbon-nitrogen hydrolase family protein — protein sequence MKIELVQLTGRDGDTAYNLERTLQAIASCAADTDLLIFPETQLMGFASAQQLADVAEPLDGPSVQAVQRAVNERNVSVVIGLAENAAGTFYNTSLLITPQGIALSYRKTHLWPSERGLFQPGDRYATVLWQGIRVGILICYDIELPESARALGQLGVELILVTNGNMDPYGPVHRTAIMARAQENQAFAVMVNRVGEGDEGLVFAGGSAAIDPFGRTLFEAGRAECRQVVELDLDLLRTARQEYDYLNDRRLLLAGERVEHPDGRRELLIPLVGGEGADHAKAVAPS from the coding sequence ATGAAGATTGAGCTTGTACAACTAACCGGTCGCGATGGCGATACCGCTTATAACCTAGAGCGTACCTTGCAGGCCATCGCTAGCTGCGCTGCAGATACCGATCTGCTGATTTTTCCAGAGACGCAGTTGATGGGGTTTGCCAGCGCGCAACAGCTCGCTGATGTCGCCGAGCCCCTGGACGGTCCCAGTGTGCAGGCCGTACAGCGCGCCGTAAACGAACGCAATGTCTCTGTGGTGATTGGCTTGGCCGAGAACGCCGCCGGCACCTTCTACAACACCTCATTGCTGATCACCCCGCAAGGCATCGCCTTGAGTTATCGCAAGACCCACCTTTGGCCGTCGGAACGGGGCTTGTTCCAGCCTGGAGATCGCTATGCCACTGTGCTTTGGCAGGGCATCCGCGTCGGCATCCTGATTTGCTACGACATTGAGTTGCCAGAAAGTGCTCGCGCACTCGGCCAGCTTGGCGTCGAGCTGATCCTGGTCACCAACGGCAACATGGACCCGTACGGCCCTGTGCACCGTACCGCGATCATGGCCCGTGCTCAGGAAAACCAAGCATTCGCAGTGATGGTGAATCGAGTGGGCGAGGGCGATGAGGGCCTCGTTTTTGCCGGTGGGAGCGCGGCAATCGACCCCTTCGGGCGCACGCTGTTCGAAGCGGGGCGCGCAGAATGCCGTCAGGTGGTGGAGCTGGATCTCGACCTGCTGCGCACCGCCCGCCAGGAATACGACTACCTCAATGACCGCCGCCTGCTGCTGGCCGGCGAGCGGGTCGAGCACCCGGATGGCCGACGTGAACTGCTGATCCCCTTGGTCGGGGGCGAGGGGGCTGACCACGCCAAGGCGGTTGCCCCGTCTTAA
- a CDS encoding DUF1254 domain-containing protein: MPNVMKVQSGYKAQTLSAFLKQPALAAIPNTDFPPATSQGIKDNFYEYLDAALQFVPETPLDKNLRARLASIGIGPGKTFEFKDLSEEHKAAVLLGMKDGEEKIEKFLASRVKQVNGWKVGSVFGDENFYNGNWLMRATAAKAGIYGNDAVEDVYPIASNDAKGELLDGSKHNYTLTFPAGKLPPVNAFWSVTMYHGKRQLLIQNSINRYLINSPMLPSMKKNADGSLTLYIQKDSPGKAKEANWLPALNGPIYLVMRLYWPKTQAPSILPAGSGTWSPPGIVQAK, from the coding sequence ATGCCGAACGTAATGAAGGTTCAGTCAGGGTACAAAGCGCAGACACTCTCGGCATTCCTTAAACAACCGGCTCTAGCCGCCATACCCAATACTGATTTCCCCCCGGCCACCTCCCAGGGAATCAAAGATAACTTCTACGAGTATCTGGATGCCGCGCTTCAATTCGTGCCAGAAACCCCACTGGATAAAAACCTGCGCGCCAGACTCGCCAGCATCGGAATCGGGCCCGGAAAGACCTTTGAGTTCAAAGATCTTTCCGAGGAACACAAAGCGGCCGTTTTGCTCGGCATGAAGGACGGTGAGGAGAAAATCGAAAAGTTTCTCGCATCAAGGGTCAAGCAAGTCAATGGATGGAAGGTCGGCTCTGTTTTTGGAGACGAGAACTTTTACAACGGCAATTGGCTGATGCGTGCCACCGCTGCGAAGGCTGGTATCTATGGCAATGATGCTGTCGAAGATGTGTACCCCATTGCCAGCAACGACGCAAAAGGTGAGCTTCTCGATGGAAGTAAGCACAATTACACGCTGACCTTTCCAGCCGGCAAACTACCGCCAGTAAACGCTTTCTGGTCAGTCACGATGTACCACGGCAAGAGGCAGCTGTTGATCCAGAACTCGATCAACCGCTACCTCATCAATTCGCCAATGTTGCCCAGCATGAAAAAGAATGCCGATGGATCACTCACCCTCTATATCCAGAAGGATTCCCCAGGCAAGGCGAAAGAAGCAAACTGGTTGCCAGCCCTCAACGGCCCCATCTATCTCGTTATGCGCCTCTACTGGCCGAAAACGCAGGCGCCCTCCATTCTTCCAGCTGGTTCCGGAACATGGTCGCCACCGGGCATCGTGCAGGCAAAGTGA